The Desulfohalovibrio reitneri genome contains a region encoding:
- a CDS encoding LptA/OstA family protein — protein sequence MNRLIPLLLLLVFLALPGTVRAAEKVPTRITADNLQYSQDHDSVTFTGDVHVVRGEMRLWADKLTTYLDKKGGQGTAGKGNAELASDANITRIVALGNVRMEHEGREGYCGKAVYDVERGVLSMHDDPVVIDGQNKLQGEVIKFYAEENRSEVIGGSKRVEALFFTDDKKLGGEQGK from the coding sequence ATGAACAGGCTCATACCGCTTCTTTTGCTGCTCGTATTTCTGGCGCTGCCGGGAACCGTCCGGGCGGCCGAGAAAGTTCCTACCCGTATCACCGCGGACAATTTACAGTATAGCCAGGACCACGACAGCGTCACCTTCACCGGTGACGTACACGTGGTCCGTGGTGAAATGCGGCTTTGGGCGGACAAGCTGACCACCTACCTGGACAAGAAGGGCGGCCAGGGCACCGCGGGGAAAGGCAACGCGGAGCTGGCCTCGGACGCGAACATCACCCGGATCGTCGCGCTGGGCAACGTGCGCATGGAGCACGAGGGCCGCGAAGGTTATTGCGGCAAGGCCGTGTACGATGTCGAGCGGGGTGTCTTGAGCATGCACGACGACCCCGTGGTCATCGACGGCCAGAACAAGCTGCAGGGCGAGGTCATCAAATTCTACGCCGAGGAGAACCGCAGCGAGGTTATCGGTGGCAGCAAACGGGTTGAAGCGCTCTTCTTCACCGACGACAAAAAGCTTGGCGGGGAGCAGGGCAAATGA
- the lptB gene encoding LPS export ABC transporter ATP-binding protein, whose amino-acid sequence MSLLAGLDLRKRYGAKEVVRGVDVSLEQGEIAGILGPNGAGKTTTFYMLLGVIKPSGGHVYLDDEEITSWPLHERARAGISYLPQESSVFRKLTVGENMDVILEHTDLSRREREKRKHSLLQELGISRLEDSKAYHLSGGERRRLEIARALIRRPKFILLDEPFAGIDPLAVDDIKLIIRALRDKGIGILISDHNVRETLSICDRASIVFEGTIILNGSPEEIAANPKARKVYLGSEFCL is encoded by the coding sequence ATGAGCCTCCTGGCGGGCCTCGATCTGCGCAAGCGCTACGGCGCCAAGGAAGTGGTCCGCGGAGTGGACGTCTCCCTGGAGCAGGGGGAAATCGCAGGCATTCTCGGTCCCAACGGCGCGGGAAAGACCACCACTTTCTACATGCTGCTCGGTGTCATCAAGCCCAGCGGCGGCCATGTCTACCTGGACGATGAGGAAATCACCTCCTGGCCCCTGCACGAACGCGCCCGGGCCGGCATCAGCTACCTCCCCCAGGAAAGCTCGGTCTTCCGCAAGCTGACCGTGGGGGAGAACATGGACGTCATCCTGGAACACACCGACCTATCCAGGAGGGAGCGGGAGAAGCGGAAGCATTCCCTGCTCCAGGAGCTAGGCATTTCCAGGCTGGAGGATTCCAAAGCGTATCATCTGTCCGGAGGAGAGCGCCGCAGGCTGGAAATCGCAAGGGCGCTGATTCGCAGACCCAAGTTCATCCTGCTGGACGAACCGTTCGCCGGCATCGATCCCTTGGCGGTTGATGATATCAAGCTCATCATCCGTGCCCTGCGGGACAAGGGCATCGGCATCCTCATTTCGGACCACAATGTGCGCGAGACCCTCTCCATCTGCGACCGCGCCTCCATCGTCTTTGAAGGCACCATCATTCTGAATGGATCGCCGGAGGAAATCGCCGCCAATCCCAAGGCCAGAAAGGTGTATCTTGGGAGCGAGTTCTGTCTGTGA